One genomic window of Glycine soja cultivar W05 chromosome 9, ASM419377v2, whole genome shotgun sequence includes the following:
- the LOC114368095 gene encoding RING-H2 finger protein ATL1-like has product MGDVLSPFTISSPPPPSSPSTKNNSMPMLYYGLVVVGTAAIVLAIYNLVLLRRSQTRHARPAQSITHNRDIVQVVSERTRSFEDSQQRNLLSSFKYKKEVVAKEEEEEEEEEQDDEFECSVCLSVYEEGEEVRKLPQCKHYFHVLCIDMWLYSHLDCPICRTPVDVLCPGENSPDGMMESGAGMAASL; this is encoded by the coding sequence ATGGGCGATGTTCTAAGCCCCTTCACAATCTCATCCCCTCCTCCACCCTCCTCCCCATCAACCAAGAACAACAGCATGCCCATGTTGTACTACGGTCTCGTGGTGGTCGGAACCGCGGCCATAGTGCTAGCCATATACAACCTCGTCCTCCTAAGACGGAGCCAAACGCGCCACGCGCGGCCGGCGCAAAGTATCACGCATAATAGAGATATTGTACAAGTTGTTTCCGAAAGAACAAGGAGCTTCGAGGACAGCCAACAACGAAACTTGTTGTCGAGCTTCAAGTACAAGAAAGAAGTAGtggcaaaagaagaagaagaagaagaagaagaagagcaaGATGATGAGTTTGAGTGCTCCGTTTGCTTATCGGTTTACGAAGAAGGCGAAGAGGTGAGAAAGCTTCCACAGTGCAAGCACTATTTCCACGTTCTTTGCATAGACATGTGGCTTTACTCCCACTTGGATTGCCCAATTTGTAGAACTCCCGTTGATGTTTTGTGTCCGGGGGAGAATTCTCCTGATGGGATGATGGAATCCGGTGCTGGAATGGCAGCATCTCTCTAG
- the LOC114367669 gene encoding vacuolar protein sorting-associated protein 2 homolog 1, which yields MSFIFGKRKTPAELLRENKRMLDKSIREIERERQGLQTQEKKLIAEIKKSAKQGQMGAVRVMAKDLVRTRHQVEKFYKLKSQLQGVSLRIQTLKSTQAMGEAMKGVTKAMGQMNRQMNLPSLQKIMQEFERQNEKMELTSEMMGDAIDDALEGEEDEEETEDLVNQVLDEIGIDINQELVNAPSSAVAAPAAKTKVPQVETTGNDDGGIDSDLQARLDNLRKM from the exons ATGAGTTTCATCTTCGGAAAGCGAAAAACACCCGCAG AGCTTCTGCGGGAAAATAAGAGGATGCTGGACAAATCAATCAGAGAAATTGAGCGCGAGCGGCAAGGCTTGCAAACGCAAGAGAAGAAATTGATTGCGGAGATAAAGAAAAGTGCCAAACAGGGCCAGATG GGAGCTGTTAGAGTTATGGCAAAAGATCTTGTTAGAACAAGGCATCAGGTTGAGAAATTTTATAAGCTAAAATCTCAGCTCCAAGGTGTATCACTCAGAATTCAG ACTTTGAAATCAACACAAGCAATGGGTGAGGCTATGAAAGGCGTGACAAAGGCCATGGGGCAAATGAATAGGCAGATGAACTTGCCATCATTGCAGAAAATCATGCAAGAATTTGAGAGACAGAATGAGAAGATGGAATTGACATCTGAGATGATGGGAGATGCAATAGATGATGCTttggaaggagaagaagatgaagaggaaACTGAAGACCTAGTTAACCAAGTTCTTGATGAGATTGGCATTGACATTAACCAAGAG CTTGTAAATGCACCATCATCAGCTGTTGCTGCCCCGGCTGCAAAGACAAAGGTACCACAAGTTGAAACGACTGGGAATGATGATGGAGGGATAGATAGTGATTTACAGGCAAGGTTAGACAATTTAAGAAAGATGTAA
- the LOC114425521 gene encoding protein Brevis radix-like 4, whose translation MLTCIARPKKLVGDSAASEDPSSRGVKSLTGQLKEMALKASGAYKQCGGPCATAPPSRVSRGGGTELDSESSSSSSSRRRWGKELEARLKGISSGEGTPSSSGRRVVLLLEDEEEPKEWVAQVEPGVLITFVSLPRGGNHLKRIRFSREIFNKWQAQRWWAENYDKVMELYNVQRLNRQAFPLPTPPRSEDESSKRESIEDFPVTPPLSRERPPCNLFRAGGGGMGMGYSSSDSFDHHSMQSSRHYYDPNDVNSTPKASSTISAAAKTDISSSMDVDASIRSSSSREADRSGDLSISNASDLDTEWVEQDEPGVYITIRALPGGKKELRRVRFSREKFGEMHARLWWEENRARIHEQYL comes from the exons atgcttACGTGCATAGCACGTCCGAAGAAACTCGTCGGCGACTCGGCAGCGAGCGAGGATCCGAGTTCGCGGGGAGTGAAGTCGCTGACGGGTCAGCTGAAGGAGATGGCGCTGAAGGCGTCGGGGGCGTACAAGCAGTGCGGCGGGCCGTGCGCGACGGCGCCGCCGAGTCGAGTGAGTCGCGGCGGCGGAACCGAGTTGGACTCGGAGTCGTCGTCGTCGTCTTCGTCTCGGCGGCGGTGGGGGAAGGAGCTGGAGGCACGGCTGAAGGGGATATCGAGCGGGGAGGGGACGCCGAGCTCGAGCGGGAGGAGGGTGGTGCTGCTGCTTGAAGACGAGGAAGAGCCGAAGGAGTGGGTGGCGCAGGTTGAGCCCGGCGTTTTGATCACCTTCGTGTCGCTTCCCCGTGGCGGGAACCATCTCAAACGGATACGATTCAG CCGTGAGATATTTAACAAATGGCAAGCTCAAAGATGGTGGGCAGAGAACTATGACAAGGTGATGGAACTTTACAATGTGCAAAGGCTTAATCGTCAAGCTTTCCCTCTTCCAACTCCGCCTAGATCTGAAGACGAG AGTTCAAAGCGTGAATCAATAGAAGATTTCCCAGTGACACCTCCACTGAGCAGGGAAAGGCCACCATGTAACTTATTCCGTGCAGGAGGAGGAGGGATGGGAATGGGGTACTCATCCTCAGATTCATTTGATCATCACTCAATGCAATCATCCCGGCATTACTATGACCCCAATGACgttaactcaaccccaaaagcttcTTCCACCATTAGTGCTGCTGCCAAGACAGATATCTCATCATCAATGGATGTTGATGCTTCCATAAGAAGTAGCTCTTCTAGAGAAGCTGATCGCTCTGGGGACCTGTCAATCAGCAATGCCAGTGACCTTGACACTGAATGGGTTGAGCAGGATGAGCCTGGGGTTTACATCACCATCAGAGCTCTCCCAGGTGGCAAAAAGGAGCTCAGACGAGTCAGGTTCAG TCGAGAAAAGTTTGGTGAGATGCATGCTAGACTGTGGTGGGAAGAGAACCGTGCCAGAATACATGAACAATACTTGTGA